Proteins found in one uncultured Fretibacterium sp. genomic segment:
- a CDS encoding ABC transporter substrate-binding protein, whose product MKRCKRLRSRLVRAVVVLAVALTWPGSSEARTVRDHLGLDVDLPEKIERIAVVAPLPLASVVAVYQGGDVRNLVGIPPDLLNTARRSVLGKYAPGLLSVSSDFYKGGSLNIEELLNLKPDVVFYSGAVHTETYKKAGIPAVAFTHPNIGGSVSTLRTLEMWLDLMEQVLGGENKARGIVAYGREVEAEIARRVRDIPREKRARVLILSNYNDTAISVSGRKTFGEYWCDAVGAVNVGLDVGKKNVNMEQIYDWAPDKVFLTTFTALVPQNLYDNTAGPGHDWSHVPAVRNRDCHKFPLGMHRWWPPCTDTPLALWWFAKAVYPDLFEDIDIPLKVKEYYGRFYGMELTDGEVEKLLSPGAEMRRDFF is encoded by the coding sequence ATGAAGAGGTGTAAGAGGCTCCGTTCCCGGCTTGTTAGAGCTGTGGTGGTCCTTGCCGTGGCGCTGACCTGGCCGGGGAGCTCGGAGGCGCGGACGGTACGGGACCACCTGGGCCTCGACGTGGATCTGCCCGAGAAGATCGAGCGCATCGCCGTCGTGGCGCCGCTGCCGCTGGCCTCGGTGGTCGCCGTGTATCAGGGAGGCGACGTGAGAAACCTGGTGGGGATACCGCCGGACCTGCTCAACACGGCGCGGCGCTCCGTGCTGGGGAAGTACGCGCCCGGCCTGCTCTCCGTGTCCAGCGACTTCTACAAGGGAGGGTCCCTGAACATCGAGGAACTGCTGAACCTGAAGCCAGACGTCGTCTTCTACTCCGGCGCCGTTCACACGGAGACGTACAAAAAAGCGGGGATCCCCGCGGTGGCCTTCACCCACCCCAACATCGGCGGATCGGTCAGCACGCTCCGCACCCTGGAGATGTGGCTGGACCTCATGGAGCAGGTCCTGGGCGGGGAGAACAAGGCCAGGGGCATCGTCGCCTACGGCAGGGAGGTCGAGGCGGAGATCGCCCGGCGCGTCCGGGACATTCCTCGGGAGAAGCGCGCCAGGGTCCTGATCCTGAGCAACTACAACGATACGGCGATCAGCGTATCGGGCCGGAAGACCTTCGGGGAGTACTGGTGCGACGCCGTTGGAGCCGTGAACGTGGGACTGGACGTCGGGAAGAAAAACGTCAACATGGAACAGATCTACGACTGGGCGCCCGACAAGGTGTTTCTGACGACGTTCACGGCCCTGGTCCCGCAGAACCTGTACGACAACACGGCGGGCCCCGGTCACGACTGGAGCCACGTCCCTGCGGTCAGAAACCGGGACTGCCACAAGTTCCCGCTGGGCATGCACCGCTGGTGGCCGCCCTGCACCGATACGCCCCTGGCCCTGTGGTGGTTTGCGAAGGCGGTCTACCCCGATCTTTTCGAGGACATCGACATCCCCCTGAAGGTGAAGGAGTACTACGGCAGATTCTACGGCATGGAGCTCACGGACGGGGAGGTCGAAAAGCTCCTTTCACCCGGGGCCGAGATGCGGCGGGACTTTTTCTGA
- a CDS encoding fused MFS/spermidine synthase: protein MELKKEKEKEEAFPFTLKKIGAAESPSPTRRGFGLLEATSFLCGAGVMVLEMTGSRLVAPFFGTSLVVWTALIGVVMASLCAGNWAGGLLADRRPERRVLARIVLLSAVCTGCLAWAGNAVLSFLGGLDLNLYLVSVLAALLIFAIPSLLLGMVSPFVVRLAMDDVDTSGGTVGRFSALSSAGSILGTFLGGFILISLAPSGVILLMLATVLAVLALLLRLSAWRITLPVLFLLAAATVSAAKGGLPMTPVGMHIDTPYNHISIVESNQADGRRVRILMTDPQGAQSLMYTDDPNELVSDYTKFYDLAFHFKPDTKNILMLGGGGYCVPRHVLAERPGVSFDVVELDPGITEAARRYFSIPEDPHLRIFHEDARAFLNREARDPGRQGSYDAVFMDVFGSWYSIPFYLTTVEAAQRMYELLRPDGVLIVNVIASLQGPRSGVFHGIYAALDSVFPRLLIFPASASDPRYALSRQNLMIVAFRSRELPAVPPVPEPAVVSLLEHQWLEGFQASVPAFTDAFAPVERYALMR, encoded by the coding sequence ATGGAACTGAAGAAGGAGAAAGAGAAGGAGGAGGCGTTCCCCTTTACCTTGAAAAAGATTGGAGCCGCAGAATCGCCCAGCCCAACGCGCCGGGGCTTTGGGCTGCTGGAGGCCACGTCTTTCCTGTGCGGTGCGGGGGTCATGGTCCTGGAGATGACGGGTTCGCGCCTCGTCGCGCCCTTTTTTGGGACGTCCTTGGTCGTGTGGACGGCCCTGATCGGGGTTGTCATGGCGAGCCTCTGTGCGGGCAACTGGGCGGGAGGGCTTCTGGCGGACCGGCGCCCGGAGCGCCGCGTGCTGGCACGGATCGTCCTCCTGTCCGCGGTCTGCACGGGCTGCCTGGCGTGGGCGGGCAACGCAGTGCTCTCGTTCCTCGGCGGGCTGGACCTGAACCTTTACCTGGTGTCGGTCCTCGCGGCCCTGCTGATCTTCGCCATCCCAAGCCTGCTCCTGGGCATGGTCTCCCCCTTCGTCGTCCGCCTCGCGATGGACGACGTCGACACCTCCGGGGGGACGGTGGGACGCTTCTCGGCGCTCTCGTCCGCGGGCAGCATCCTGGGGACCTTTTTGGGGGGGTTCATCCTGATCTCCCTCGCCCCGTCGGGGGTCATCCTCCTGATGCTGGCGACGGTCCTGGCCGTTCTGGCCTTGCTGCTCCGCCTGTCAGCCTGGAGGATCACCCTCCCGGTCCTGTTCCTGCTCGCCGCGGCCACCGTGTCCGCGGCAAAGGGAGGGCTGCCGATGACGCCCGTGGGCATGCATATCGATACGCCTTACAATCACATCTCCATCGTGGAGAGCAATCAGGCGGATGGGCGGCGCGTCCGGATTCTGATGACGGACCCGCAGGGCGCGCAGTCCCTGATGTACACGGACGATCCCAACGAGCTCGTGAGCGACTACACGAAGTTCTACGACCTCGCCTTCCACTTCAAGCCCGACACGAAAAATATTCTGATGTTGGGCGGCGGGGGCTACTGCGTGCCCCGACATGTCCTGGCGGAGCGTCCCGGGGTCTCGTTCGACGTCGTCGAGCTGGACCCCGGCATCACGGAGGCGGCGCGGCGCTATTTTTCCATCCCGGAGGACCCGCATCTGCGCATCTTTCATGAGGATGCGCGGGCGTTCCTGAATCGGGAGGCGCGGGACCCCGGACGTCAGGGCTCCTATGATGCCGTCTTCATGGACGTCTTCGGGTCGTGGTACTCCATCCCCTTCTACCTGACGACGGTAGAGGCCGCGCAGCGCATGTACGAGCTGTTAAGGCCGGACGGGGTGCTGATCGTCAACGTCATCGCCTCGCTACAGGGGCCCCGCAGCGGGGTGTTCCACGGAATTTATGCTGCGCTTGATTCGGTATTTCCAAGACTCCTGATCTTCCCGGCGTCCGCCTCCGACCCCAGGTATGCGCTGTCCCGGCAAAACCTGATGATCGTGGCCTTCCGGTCTCGGGAGCTGCCCGCCGTGCCGCCGGTCCCGGAGCCCGCCGTCGTGAGCCTGCTGGAGCATCAGTGGCTCGAGGGTTTCCAGGCCTCGGTCCCGGCGTTCACCGATGCCTTCGCACCCGTCGAGCGCTACGCCTTGATGCGGTAG
- a CDS encoding TrkH family potassium uptake protein, with translation MRLGIVLRMLSLISLIVSLFMFFPLALAVYDGAGGRLAFLASLVVGLLVSLGFFLAGKRRADYQQLGIHEAIAVVGFSWVIASAVGALPYLLSGATATYADAFFETMSGFTTTGATILADVEGLPGGLLLWRSLTHWIGGMGIIVLSLAVLPFLGVGGMELYKAEVPGPTPEKITPRVQQTALYLWGVYVLLTVLETAFLTAGGMGFFDALNHSFSTIATGGFSTKNASVGHFQSAYIEWVIIVFMFMSGINFSLHFLMLTGRFRGALRDEELRWYSVLAVAASTAIAFFLLRQDLFDRVEPALRTAAFHVVSLMTTTGFATANYDLWPEFARFLLLLLMVVGACAGSTGGGCKVVRFLLLGRQIRAEVCSLLHPRAIVNTRVNGRVVSIRSLSSVTAFFMLYIAILVLSTLMLTAFGHPRLDLVASLSGVVACLGNVGPGLASLGPAENFSWLPEGVKWILSFCMLAGRLELFAVILLFVPGTWTR, from the coding sequence ATGAGGCTGGGTATCGTCCTTCGGATGCTCTCGCTCATCTCCCTCATCGTCTCCCTCTTCATGTTCTTCCCCCTGGCCCTGGCGGTCTATGACGGAGCCGGAGGCCGGCTCGCCTTCCTCGCCTCCCTTGTCGTCGGCCTGCTGGTCAGTCTTGGCTTCTTCCTGGCCGGAAAGCGCAGGGCCGACTACCAGCAGCTGGGCATCCACGAGGCCATCGCCGTTGTGGGGTTCTCCTGGGTGATTGCCTCTGCCGTCGGGGCCCTGCCCTATCTGCTTTCGGGCGCCACGGCGACCTACGCGGACGCATTCTTTGAGACCATGTCGGGGTTTACCACGACCGGCGCCACCATCCTGGCGGATGTCGAGGGGCTTCCCGGGGGGCTTCTTCTCTGGCGCAGCCTGACGCACTGGATAGGCGGGATGGGGATCATCGTCCTGAGCCTCGCCGTGCTCCCCTTCCTCGGGGTCGGGGGGATGGAGCTCTACAAGGCGGAGGTTCCCGGCCCGACGCCCGAGAAGATCACCCCGAGGGTCCAGCAGACGGCCCTCTACCTCTGGGGCGTCTATGTCCTGCTGACCGTGTTGGAGACGGCCTTCCTGACCGCTGGAGGAATGGGGTTCTTCGACGCCCTGAACCACAGTTTTTCCACCATCGCCACGGGGGGATTTTCGACGAAGAACGCCTCGGTGGGCCATTTCCAGAGCGCCTACATCGAGTGGGTGATCATCGTCTTCATGTTCATGTCCGGGATCAACTTCTCCCTGCATTTTTTGATGCTCACAGGACGCTTCCGCGGGGCCCTTCGAGACGAGGAGCTGCGTTGGTACTCCGTTCTGGCCGTTGCGGCATCGACCGCCATCGCGTTTTTTTTGCTTCGCCAAGACCTCTTCGATCGGGTGGAGCCGGCTCTGCGCACCGCAGCCTTTCACGTCGTGAGCCTGATGACCACCACGGGGTTCGCTACGGCCAACTACGACCTGTGGCCGGAGTTCGCCCGTTTCCTCCTGCTTCTGCTGATGGTCGTCGGGGCCTGTGCGGGCTCCACCGGCGGAGGATGCAAGGTCGTGCGCTTCCTGCTTCTGGGGCGGCAGATTCGCGCCGAGGTCTGCAGCCTGCTGCATCCCAGGGCGATCGTCAACACGCGGGTCAACGGTCGGGTGGTCTCGATACGATCCCTGAGCTCTGTCACGGCCTTCTTTATGCTTTACATCGCCATCCTGGTCCTCTCCACCCTCATGCTGACCGCTTTTGGGCACCCCAGGCTGGACCTCGTGGCCTCCCTGTCCGGGGTCGTCGCCTGCCTCGGCAACGTGGGGCCGGGGCTTGCCTCGCTGGGGCCGGCCGAAAATTTTTCCTGGCTGCCCGAGGGGGTCAAGTGGATCCTCTCGTTCTGCATGCTGGCCGGGCGGCTCGAGCTCTTCGCCGTGATCCTCCTGTTCGTGCCGGGGACCTGGACGCGCTGA
- the trkA gene encoding Trk system potassium transporter TrkA gives MNIVIVGAGEVGRSVAATLAAEGHDINLVEQNEEHADHVAEELDVRVVHGNGARPQVLYDAGVREGCTVDLLVACTDRDEVNMLSCWIARHAGVRRVISRVRGLEFTDSPTWGRDLGIDLMLSPERSVAREILELLSVSTAVRTAELLGGRAAIYAFRVAEGSPLVDLSLKEIRRVHPDLVAIVVYVERSEEERSEGRNIVPDGDTVLKAGDLCYVVSYREQVWMLERLFQLRSTRPLRKVFVVGGGKLGYQVVQRIQKEYGNVRIRLIDRDPQQCEKLAGELGEALVLNGDGADRALLLEEGIEEADGYVCATASDEVNLVYAAIAKSMGARKSIAVVRRRLYQDMPNHMPVDAVVDPNEALAAMILRTIRYPGHARALSIIEKIDAEMLEIVLPAEHGLTDIPLSELKLPKGVLVALLGRREKVLVPDGATRLQAGDHLILFASTPLMREAMELFGGSGGERP, from the coding sequence ATGAACATCGTCATCGTCGGGGCCGGGGAGGTTGGGCGCAGCGTCGCCGCCACCCTGGCCGCGGAGGGACACGACATCAACCTGGTGGAGCAGAACGAGGAGCATGCGGATCATGTGGCGGAGGAGCTGGATGTCCGTGTCGTTCACGGCAATGGAGCCCGGCCCCAGGTGCTCTACGACGCCGGGGTTCGGGAGGGCTGCACGGTCGACCTCCTCGTGGCCTGCACGGATAGAGATGAGGTTAACATGCTCTCCTGCTGGATCGCGCGCCATGCGGGGGTCCGCAGGGTCATCTCCCGGGTGCGAGGGCTCGAGTTCACGGATTCCCCGACCTGGGGGCGGGACCTGGGCATTGACCTCATGCTCTCGCCCGAGCGGTCCGTCGCGCGGGAGATACTGGAGCTTCTGTCCGTCAGCACGGCCGTGCGGACGGCGGAGCTGCTGGGCGGCCGCGCGGCCATCTACGCCTTTCGCGTTGCGGAGGGCTCCCCTCTGGTGGACCTCTCCCTCAAGGAGATTCGCAGGGTCCATCCGGATTTGGTGGCAATCGTCGTCTACGTAGAGCGGTCGGAGGAGGAGCGGTCGGAGGGCAGGAATATCGTGCCGGACGGCGACACGGTGCTGAAGGCCGGAGACCTCTGTTACGTCGTCTCCTATCGGGAACAGGTCTGGATGCTGGAGAGGCTCTTCCAGCTCAGGAGCACCCGGCCTCTGCGCAAGGTATTCGTGGTGGGCGGAGGCAAGCTGGGCTATCAGGTCGTCCAGAGGATCCAGAAGGAGTATGGCAACGTCAGGATCCGCCTGATAGACCGTGACCCGCAGCAGTGCGAAAAACTGGCCGGGGAGCTGGGCGAGGCGCTGGTCCTGAACGGGGACGGGGCCGACCGGGCGCTCCTGCTGGAGGAGGGTATCGAGGAGGCGGACGGCTACGTTTGCGCTACGGCCTCCGACGAGGTCAACCTGGTCTATGCCGCCATCGCGAAGTCCATGGGGGCTCGCAAGAGCATCGCGGTTGTGCGGCGGCGTCTCTATCAGGACATGCCGAACCATATGCCCGTCGATGCCGTGGTGGACCCCAACGAGGCGCTGGCCGCGATGATCCTGAGGACCATCCGCTACCCTGGACATGCCCGGGCCCTGTCGATCATCGAGAAGATCGACGCTGAGATGCTGGAGATCGTCCTGCCGGCGGAGCACGGCCTGACGGATATTCCCCTTTCAGAGCTGAAGCTGCCGAAAGGGGTCCTGGTGGCGCTGCTGGGCAGGAGGGAGAAGGTGTTGGTCCCGGATGGGGCCACACGGCTCCAGGCCGGCGACCATCTCATCCTGTTCGCCTCCACACCCCTTATGCGCGAGGCGATGGAGCTGTTCGGCGGGTCCGGCGGGGAGCGGCCATGA
- a CDS encoding thioesterase, with protein MYVRELTVLPSDASCHGELKLHGLLNHLQDTASLAATGLEGGPTQVLARGYSWVLLRYEVELLQRLPAMDEHFVVKTFHDMNHGYRTLRVFQVETPSGIPLVWAKTSWLLLDLAAGRPVRPAAHLPEFLSRDTEPIDPDFRDIPDFSEPGAGEVHETVYPVRFHDLDANGHVNNAVYFEWIFEATPIDLMTWGPRSISASFRASAKLGDVLTVRVCELEESGSGEVRTFVYEVAGAVRGSGRSLTTFSCSWGPYRS; from the coding sequence ATGTACGTCCGGGAACTGACGGTTCTGCCGTCCGACGCGTCCTGTCACGGCGAGCTGAAGCTGCACGGGCTGCTGAATCATCTGCAGGATACCGCCAGTCTGGCGGCAACCGGACTGGAGGGTGGCCCCACGCAGGTACTGGCCCGCGGCTACTCCTGGGTGTTGCTGCGCTACGAGGTGGAACTGCTGCAGCGCCTGCCGGCGATGGACGAGCACTTCGTCGTCAAAACCTTTCACGACATGAATCATGGCTATCGCACTCTGCGCGTCTTCCAGGTGGAGACGCCGTCGGGGATCCCGCTGGTCTGGGCCAAGACCTCCTGGCTCCTGCTGGACCTGGCCGCCGGCCGGCCCGTGCGTCCGGCGGCGCATCTCCCCGAGTTCCTGAGCCGCGACACGGAGCCGATCGACCCCGACTTCCGCGACATTCCCGACTTTTCCGAGCCCGGCGCCGGGGAGGTTCACGAGACCGTCTATCCAGTCCGGTTTCACGACCTGGATGCCAACGGGCATGTCAACAACGCCGTCTACTTCGAGTGGATCTTCGAGGCGACCCCGATAGACCTTATGACCTGGGGCCCGAGGTCGATCTCCGCCTCGTTCCGCGCTAGCGCCAAGTTGGGCGACGTCCTGACGGTCCGGGTCTGTGAGCTTGAGGAGTCCGGTTCCGGCGAGGTGCGGACGTTCGTCTACGAGGTCGCCGGCGCGGTCCGCGGAAGCGGCCGATCCCTGACCACCTTCTCCTGCTCTTGGGGGCCGTACCGCTCATGA
- the dnaA gene encoding chromosomal replication initiator protein DnaA: MRELKELWDGIVQGAVLPEGAVSLWLTTCVPVTLEEDDLVVDTSNPFTQEYITKNFLSELNRSARAGGAVKGIRLKASVHPEGEDKKQEWVARAEEASRPEPNRANLNPNYTFSTFVVGKSNRLAHAASLAVAEMPGKAYNPLFIWGGVGLGKTHLMHAICHYALSRSHGLRALYLSAEKFLNEFVQAIGSSKMPQFKERYRNVDILLIDDIQFLGNKGQSQEEFFHTFNTLHEGNKQVVICSDRQPSELQNIEDRLISRFAWGLVTDIQPPDLETRIAILQKKALFREYEMPDEVIHFLAQHIPSNIRELEGALNRVIACAELSGESITIEKTSVWLKDILRMDLKGPVTIEGIQAVVAENFGMNPDDLAGSKRTAEIALARQIAMYLCRELTDISLQRIGHAFRKKDHTTVIHAQRKIEQLIKSDPDVRRTVDNIRNKL; this comes from the coding sequence ATGAGGGAACTGAAGGAACTGTGGGACGGAATCGTCCAGGGCGCCGTCCTGCCGGAGGGTGCGGTCTCGCTGTGGCTGACCACGTGCGTGCCCGTGACCCTGGAGGAGGACGACCTGGTGGTGGATACGTCGAACCCCTTCACGCAGGAGTACATCACCAAAAATTTTTTAAGCGAGCTGAATCGCTCCGCCCGGGCCGGCGGGGCAGTCAAGGGCATCCGCCTTAAGGCCAGCGTCCACCCCGAGGGGGAGGACAAGAAACAGGAGTGGGTGGCCCGTGCCGAGGAGGCCAGTCGACCGGAGCCAAACCGGGCCAACCTGAACCCGAACTATACCTTCTCCACCTTCGTCGTGGGCAAGTCCAACCGCCTCGCCCACGCGGCCAGCCTGGCCGTAGCGGAGATGCCGGGGAAGGCATACAACCCGCTCTTCATCTGGGGCGGGGTCGGCCTCGGCAAGACACACCTGATGCACGCCATCTGCCACTACGCGCTCTCGCGCTCACACGGGCTGAGGGCGCTCTACCTCAGTGCGGAGAAGTTCCTGAACGAGTTCGTCCAGGCCATCGGATCCTCGAAGATGCCTCAATTCAAGGAACGCTACCGCAACGTGGACATCCTGCTGATCGACGACATCCAGTTTCTCGGCAACAAGGGTCAGAGTCAGGAGGAGTTCTTCCATACTTTCAACACCCTTCATGAGGGCAACAAACAGGTCGTCATCTGTTCGGACCGCCAGCCCTCCGAGCTCCAGAACATCGAGGACCGGCTGATCAGCCGCTTCGCCTGGGGGTTGGTGACGGACATCCAGCCGCCGGACCTGGAGACCCGTATCGCCATCCTTCAGAAGAAGGCCTTGTTCCGAGAGTACGAGATGCCCGATGAGGTCATCCACTTTCTGGCCCAGCACATCCCCAGCAACATCCGGGAGCTGGAGGGCGCCCTCAATCGCGTCATCGCATGCGCGGAGCTCTCCGGAGAGTCCATCACGATCGAGAAGACCTCCGTCTGGCTCAAGGACATCCTCCGCATGGACCTGAAGGGACCCGTAACGATCGAGGGCATCCAGGCCGTCGTAGCCGAGAACTTCGGCATGAACCCGGACGACCTCGCCGGGTCCAAGCGCACGGCGGAGATAGCCCTGGCCCGCCAGATCGCCATGTACCTCTGTCGTGAACTCACGGATATCAGCTTACAGCGGATCGGGCACGCCTTCCGCAAGAAGGACCACACAACCGTTATCCACGCTCAGAGGAAGATAGAGCAGCTCATCAAGTCCGACCCGGATGTAAGGCGGACTGTGGACAACATACGGAACAAGTTGTGA